Proteins found in one Erythrobacter sp. KY5 genomic segment:
- a CDS encoding BCCT family transporter, with amino-acid sequence MTSESADASSSSDYPIDPPIIDLHIFTHDSGFYDGFSREVTIPGKIIVSLIIMWAIFFPVSAMETLQVANSTIISSFSGWYVYLVAALIVVCGILALVPQMGSLRIGGPGEKPEFSRFSWFSMLFGAGIGIGMLTYSTGEPLAHFANNPDIIRGTIEAGTAEAVRPAYMWTFLHWGFGAWCTYALVGLAIGYVSHRRGLPLTNRSSLAPIFGKSMSGIAGHVVDIVAVVATILGVAVTMGLGVQQFVAGLYRVGMGDWLMVEAGDGSGLTASAPAIVAALLALVGASTLSALSGVGRGIKWLSNINMALSFGLLALFATVGVGIGGLELLAVGVWDYLVTLPANSLTLFSSDGSQAGDALVQWQLDWSVFYWAWWIAFAPFVGMFIARISRGRTIREYIFGVALVPSLMCFLWMALAGGTAIELELSGQAGGQILETGISDQLYATLAVLLSPGAALIVSGLVVVLLMTYLITSADSAILIVNTINGAGDDEGARRYHIVFWGMALAFVVGSMLILGGIEAIRITMIIGALPFSIVVVAMCVSIIKAVVFDLIRKRHGVPTTAEACEGWAG; translated from the coding sequence ATGACCAGCGAAAGCGCTGACGCCTCTTCTTCCAGTGATTACCCGATCGATCCGCCGATCATCGACCTTCACATCTTCACGCATGACAGCGGTTTCTACGACGGCTTCAGCCGCGAAGTGACCATCCCGGGCAAGATCATCGTCTCGCTGATCATCATGTGGGCAATCTTCTTCCCGGTCAGCGCGATGGAAACGCTGCAGGTTGCCAATTCGACCATCATTTCCTCTTTCAGCGGCTGGTACGTCTATCTCGTCGCTGCCCTGATCGTGGTTTGCGGTATCCTGGCGCTTGTGCCGCAGATGGGTTCGCTCAGGATCGGCGGTCCGGGCGAGAAACCAGAGTTTTCGCGCTTCTCGTGGTTCTCCATGCTTTTCGGGGCCGGCATCGGCATTGGGATGCTGACCTACTCCACCGGTGAGCCACTCGCGCATTTTGCGAACAATCCGGACATCATTCGCGGCACCATCGAAGCGGGCACAGCGGAGGCCGTGCGCCCAGCCTATATGTGGACCTTCCTGCACTGGGGTTTCGGCGCATGGTGTACCTACGCGCTGGTCGGGCTGGCGATCGGCTATGTGTCGCATAGGCGAGGGCTGCCGCTAACCAACCGGTCAAGCCTTGCGCCCATTTTCGGCAAGTCGATGTCGGGCATTGCGGGGCACGTGGTCGATATCGTTGCGGTTGTCGCGACAATCCTCGGTGTCGCGGTCACGATGGGGTTGGGCGTGCAGCAATTCGTTGCGGGGCTCTACCGGGTCGGGATGGGTGATTGGCTGATGGTCGAGGCAGGCGATGGAAGCGGGCTGACCGCTTCCGCTCCTGCGATTGTTGCGGCGCTGCTGGCACTGGTCGGGGCATCGACATTGAGCGCGCTTTCCGGCGTCGGGCGAGGCATCAAGTGGCTGTCCAATATCAACATGGCCCTGTCTTTCGGGTTGCTGGCGTTGTTTGCGACCGTTGGTGTCGGGATCGGTGGGCTCGAACTGCTTGCGGTGGGGGTGTGGGATTACCTTGTAACGCTTCCGGCCAATTCCCTGACGCTGTTTTCAAGCGATGGCAGTCAGGCTGGCGACGCTCTCGTGCAATGGCAGCTTGATTGGTCGGTGTTCTATTGGGCCTGGTGGATCGCTTTCGCACCGTTTGTCGGCATGTTCATCGCACGCATCTCTCGCGGGCGAACAATTCGGGAGTATATTTTCGGCGTCGCCCTGGTGCCTTCGCTGATGTGCTTTTTGTGGATGGCGCTGGCTGGCGGGACGGCGATTGAGCTCGAGCTCAGCGGGCAGGCTGGCGGACAGATCCTCGAAACAGGGATATCCGATCAGCTTTACGCGACGCTCGCGGTGCTCCTCAGTCCGGGCGCAGCCCTGATCGTTTCCGGTCTCGTGGTGGTCCTGCTGATGACATACCTCATCACCTCTGCCGACAGCGCGATCCTGATTGTAAATACGATCAATGGCGCTGGCGATGATGAAGGCGCGCGTCGCTATCACATCGTATTTTGGGGCATGGCGCTCGCCTTCGTGGTCGGCTCCATGCTCATCCTTGGGGGGATAGAGGCCATCCGGATCACCATGATTATCGGAGCATTGCCGTTCTCGATCGTGGTTGTCGCGATGTGCGTGAGCATCATCAAGGCGGTCGTCTTCGATCTCATTCGGAAACGGCATGGCGTGCCGACGACTGCAGAGGCCTGTGAGGGCTGGGCTGGCTAA
- the gdhA gene encoding NADP-specific glutamate dehydrogenase, with product MAVSDHVNLEQFMEGVKKRNPGQPEFVQAVHEVAQDIFEFMEDKVEYHEAQILRRIAEPDRIISFRVCWEDDNHNVRVQRGWRVQNNNAIGPYKGGIRFHPSVTESVLKFLAFEQTFKNSLTGLPMGGGKGGANFNPKGKSDAEVMRFCQSFMTELYRHIGPDTDVPAGDIGVGGREIGYMFGQYKRITNRWEGVLTGKGQEYGGSQMRPEATGYGAVYFLQNMMKHKGMDVEGHTAVISGSGNVATHAAEKITQLGGKVLTLSDSGGFIHDPDGIDQEKIDWVKHLKTVKRGRISEYADEFKGATFHEGRPWNVTADLALPCATQNELNEDEAKALVSNGCKGVSEGANMPTTLEGVKVFHDAKLMYGPGKAANAGGVAVSGLEMSQNSERISWNHERLGEMLTDLMKGIHEKCTEYGDQGDGYVDYVKGANIAGFKKVADAMLAFGVV from the coding sequence ATGGCCGTATCTGATCACGTAAATCTCGAACAGTTCATGGAAGGCGTCAAAAAGCGCAATCCGGGACAGCCCGAATTTGTCCAGGCAGTGCACGAAGTTGCGCAGGACATCTTCGAATTCATGGAAGACAAAGTCGAATACCATGAGGCGCAGATCCTGCGCCGGATTGCAGAGCCGGACCGGATCATCTCGTTCCGCGTGTGCTGGGAAGACGACAATCATAATGTTCGCGTACAGCGCGGATGGCGTGTCCAGAACAACAACGCCATTGGTCCATACAAGGGCGGCATCCGCTTTCACCCGAGTGTGACCGAAAGCGTTCTGAAGTTCCTCGCGTTTGAGCAGACCTTCAAAAACTCGCTCACCGGCCTGCCCATGGGCGGCGGTAAAGGCGGCGCGAACTTCAATCCGAAAGGCAAGTCGGATGCCGAAGTGATGCGCTTCTGCCAAAGCTTCATGACCGAACTTTATCGCCATATCGGCCCAGACACCGACGTGCCTGCAGGCGACATCGGCGTGGGTGGTCGCGAAATCGGCTACATGTTCGGCCAGTACAAGCGCATTACCAATCGCTGGGAAGGCGTGCTGACGGGCAAGGGCCAGGAATATGGCGGCTCGCAGATGCGTCCCGAAGCAACCGGCTACGGCGCGGTCTACTTCCTGCAGAACATGATGAAGCACAAAGGCATGGATGTCGAAGGACACACCGCCGTTATCTCAGGCTCGGGCAATGTCGCGACGCATGCCGCTGAAAAGATCACTCAGCTCGGCGGCAAGGTCCTGACCCTGTCGGACTCGGGCGGCTTCATCCACGACCCGGATGGCATCGATCAGGAGAAGATCGACTGGGTCAAGCATCTCAAGACGGTCAAGCGTGGCCGGATCAGCGAATATGCCGACGAGTTCAAAGGCGCGACCTTCCACGAAGGTCGTCCTTGGAATGTTACGGCCGATCTGGCCCTGCCATGCGCAACGCAGAACGAGCTCAATGAAGACGAGGCGAAGGCGCTCGTCAGCAACGGCTGCAAGGGCGTGTCGGAAGGCGCTAACATGCCGACGACACTTGAAGGCGTGAAAGTCTTCCACGATGCAAAGCTGATGTACGGCCCAGGCAAGGCCGCGAACGCAGGCGGCGTTGCGGTTTCCGGTCTGGAAATGAGCCAGAACTCCGAGCGCATCAGCTGGAACCACGAACGCCTCGGCGAGATGCTGACCGACTTGATGAAAGGCATCCATGAAAAGTGCACCGAGTATGGTGACCAAGGCGATGGCTATGTCGATTATGTGAAGGGTGCGAACATCGCAGGCTTCAAGAAAGTCGCTGACGCGATGCTGGCATTCGGCGTCGTCTGA
- a CDS encoding tetratricopeptide repeat protein, translating into MSGGKAGWVLLGGAAVLAAGSIGYNVIGSGESEAETVAASETGPSMEELRAAANASSDDAGPWSELAFAHFQRNEFSDAVGAYERAVEIDDSAAALWSALGEARVMAVDAASAAADPLPQIALDAFERALELDPSDPRARYFLAVKKDIDGDHQGAITDWLALLSETPPGAPWESDVVRTIQQVGAINDIAVDQRLATVMETRATQTPMLPGSGAAAGPAASADVRGPTAQQVVEASRMPPGEQRTMAEGMVARLESRLESEPDNIDGWVMLMRSRMTLGEPDRARAALDGAIAANPSRAAELRAAAEQLGVR; encoded by the coding sequence ATGTCTGGGGGTAAGGCGGGCTGGGTCCTGCTAGGTGGCGCGGCTGTGCTTGCAGCCGGTTCGATTGGCTACAACGTTATCGGAAGCGGAGAAAGCGAGGCGGAAACCGTCGCTGCGAGCGAGACTGGCCCGTCGATGGAGGAGTTGCGCGCCGCGGCCAATGCGTCGAGCGACGATGCCGGCCCGTGGAGCGAGCTCGCCTTTGCGCATTTCCAACGCAATGAATTCAGCGATGCGGTAGGCGCGTATGAACGCGCAGTGGAGATTGACGACAGCGCCGCTGCCCTGTGGTCAGCACTCGGCGAAGCGCGCGTGATGGCGGTGGATGCGGCCAGCGCGGCTGCCGATCCGCTTCCGCAGATTGCGCTCGATGCGTTCGAAAGGGCGCTTGAGCTCGATCCTTCCGATCCCCGGGCGCGATATTTCCTCGCTGTGAAGAAGGACATCGATGGCGACCATCAGGGTGCGATCACCGACTGGCTGGCTCTGCTTTCCGAGACACCTCCGGGCGCACCGTGGGAATCCGACGTGGTGCGCACCATTCAGCAGGTCGGCGCGATCAATGACATCGCGGTCGATCAACGACTGGCAACCGTCATGGAAACACGCGCCACACAGACGCCGATGCTGCCCGGATCGGGCGCGGCGGCTGGTCCGGCTGCATCGGCTGATGTGCGCGGACCCACAGCGCAGCAGGTGGTCGAGGCAAGCCGCATGCCTCCCGGCGAACAGCGGACAATGGCCGAAGGAATGGTCGCGAGGCTGGAGAGCCGACTCGAAAGCGAGCCTGACAATATAGATGGCTGGGTCATGCTGATGCGCAGTCGGATGACCCTGGGCGAGCCTGACCGTGCACGTGCCGCGCTTGATGGGGCGATTGCGGCGAATCCATCGCGGGCTGCGGAGTTGCGCGCTGCGGCGGAACAACTCGGGGTGCGGTAA
- a CDS encoding NAD(P)-binding domain-containing protein has product MVALGFDLTKGGVRLSDLYEVAIIGSGPAGMSAAGQAAKRGLSHVLLEKTDHLSDTIYKYQKGKHVMATPSNLQLRAGGYEEGVHAGIEFDEGKREFILDTWDRQVAELGVNVEYNAEVVEVSGEKGDFTLKTKAGATFRTKTIILGIGTQGNPNKLRCPGADHPMITSQLDDPADYHDTHITVVGTGDAGIENALGLAEEALGNTVTILNRGSDFAKAKQRNADLLQAAHDDGKLRIRYKTSPAEVRDGEMVLETETGQETIPCETIIARIGSQPPRKFIEAMGVEFTSEDRSAFPILSPVFESTKPGIFVIGALAGYPLIKHCMNQGYDVVEYLATGESPKPADEPLLEEVFASLPGNKPVDHWLEVYQKNVGIFQGLSTLQMRELMLDSNCTAFAPGEAIFRRNEQGSSLFAIAQGSVAVEVDPNDPSITVPIGQGSIFGEVGLISGRRRGSTIRAAEETVVAELSRKAALKLIGSSPEANETVKRISIERQILQMFGSGLTPDDIAPLVASAQTEEVRAGQVVIKEGDDDKDLFILRFGSMLVEKAIGDRQIFLSYLPAGTFFGEMAVIDGSKRTATVKASVKSEVIRLPGDGFLELLDKKPQLRERALEVMADRRRTTDFIESQKDSVDNALELYTETAKFLSEQGIGEATDALLIDEKLCIGCDNCERACADAHEGLSRLDREAGKSFAHLHVPTSCRHCEHPHCMADCPPNAIQRGPDGEVSINAETCIGCGNCKSNCPYGVIRMDPVPPKKPSLLSWLFFGSGPGPGEASYSWRKKNGDPDLAKKAIKCDMCAGIDGGPACVRACPTGAAIRVAPDKFLTFAKLTEDVED; this is encoded by the coding sequence ATGGTGGCCTTGGGATTTGATCTAACCAAAGGGGGGGTTAGATTGTCAGACTTGTATGAAGTCGCCATTATTGGCTCCGGTCCTGCCGGGATGAGCGCCGCTGGCCAAGCTGCCAAGCGTGGCCTGTCGCATGTCCTGTTGGAAAAGACCGACCACCTCTCCGACACGATCTACAAATACCAGAAGGGCAAGCACGTCATGGCGACGCCTTCCAACCTCCAGCTGCGCGCTGGCGGTTACGAAGAGGGCGTGCATGCCGGAATAGAATTCGACGAAGGCAAGCGGGAATTCATCCTCGACACCTGGGATCGCCAGGTTGCCGAATTGGGCGTCAACGTCGAATACAACGCCGAAGTCGTCGAAGTGTCGGGCGAGAAAGGCGACTTCACGCTCAAGACGAAGGCCGGGGCCACCTTCCGTACCAAAACGATCATTCTGGGTATAGGGACGCAGGGCAATCCCAACAAGCTGCGCTGTCCCGGTGCTGATCACCCGATGATCACTTCCCAGCTCGATGACCCTGCAGACTATCACGACACGCATATCACCGTCGTGGGAACGGGCGATGCGGGGATCGAGAATGCTCTCGGCCTTGCCGAAGAAGCGCTTGGCAACACGGTCACGATCCTCAACCGCGGGTCCGACTTTGCGAAGGCAAAGCAGCGCAACGCCGATCTGCTTCAGGCTGCACATGACGATGGCAAGCTAAGGATCCGTTACAAGACCTCGCCTGCCGAAGTGCGCGACGGAGAAATGGTGCTTGAGACCGAAACCGGTCAGGAAACCATCCCGTGCGAGACGATCATCGCGCGTATCGGTTCTCAGCCTCCGCGCAAGTTCATCGAGGCGATGGGCGTCGAATTCACCAGCGAAGACCGCAGCGCCTTTCCCATTCTCTCGCCCGTATTTGAATCGACCAAGCCCGGCATTTTCGTAATCGGGGCGCTGGCGGGCTATCCGCTGATCAAGCACTGCATGAACCAGGGCTATGACGTCGTCGAATATCTCGCGACGGGCGAATCACCCAAACCTGCAGACGAACCGCTGCTCGAAGAGGTGTTCGCAAGCCTTCCCGGCAACAAGCCGGTCGATCACTGGCTTGAGGTTTATCAAAAGAATGTCGGCATCTTCCAAGGTCTGTCGACCCTGCAGATGCGCGAGCTGATGCTCGATTCCAACTGCACGGCCTTCGCGCCGGGTGAGGCGATTTTCCGTCGCAACGAACAGGGCTCCTCGCTGTTCGCCATCGCGCAAGGATCAGTCGCGGTTGAAGTCGATCCCAATGATCCCTCGATCACGGTACCCATCGGTCAGGGTTCGATCTTTGGCGAGGTCGGCCTGATTTCCGGTCGCCGCCGCGGTTCAACGATCCGCGCTGCCGAGGAAACCGTGGTGGCCGAATTGTCGCGCAAGGCCGCGCTGAAACTCATTGGTTCCTCGCCCGAAGCGAACGAGACCGTGAAGCGCATCTCGATCGAGCGCCAGATCCTGCAAATGTTCGGATCGGGCCTCACACCTGACGACATTGCTCCTCTGGTCGCCAGTGCGCAGACGGAAGAAGTGCGCGCAGGCCAGGTCGTTATCAAGGAAGGCGATGACGATAAGGACCTCTTTATCCTGCGCTTTGGTTCGATGCTGGTCGAGAAGGCAATCGGCGACCGCCAGATTTTCCTGTCCTACCTGCCCGCAGGCACCTTTTTCGGCGAGATGGCCGTTATCGACGGTTCCAAACGCACCGCGACGGTCAAGGCATCGGTGAAGTCCGAAGTCATCCGCCTGCCGGGCGATGGCTTCCTCGAGCTGCTCGACAAGAAGCCGCAGCTGCGTGAACGCGCGCTCGAAGTCATGGCGGATCGCCGCCGCACGACAGACTTCATCGAGAGCCAGAAAGACAGCGTCGACAACGCGCTCGAACTCTACACCGAAACCGCCAAGTTCCTGTCCGAACAGGGTATCGGCGAGGCAACCGACGCGCTTCTTATCGACGAGAAATTGTGCATCGGCTGCGACAATTGCGAGCGGGCCTGCGCCGACGCGCATGAAGGGCTCTCGCGGCTCGACCGTGAGGCGGGCAAGAGCTTTGCTCACCTACACGTCCCAACCTCATGCCGCCATTGCGAACACCCGCACTGCATGGCCGACTGCCCACCCAACGCGATCCAGCGCGGGCCCGATGGCGAGGTCTCGATCAACGCGGAAACTTGCATCGGCTGTGGCAATTGCAAGAGCAACTGTCCCTACGGCGTGATCCGCATGGATCCGGTGCCGCCCAAGAAGCCATCGCTGCTGAGCTGGCTGTTCTTCGGCAGCGGCCCCGGTCCCGGCGAGGCATCCTATTCGTGGCGCAAGAAGAACGGCGATCCCGACCTCGCGAAGAAGGCGATCAAGTGCGATATGTGCGCTGGCATCGACGGAGGCCCTGCCTGCGTGCGCGCCTGCCCGACCGGTGCTGCCATCCGCGTGGCCCCTGACAAGTTCCTCACCTTTGCCAAGCTTACAGAGGACGTCGAAGACTGA
- a CDS encoding cytochrome c3 family protein produces the protein MAFLIRTIDITASGREIVRDREVGKPELITGRAAESDIHLADLAVEQRHVRLADAGGGMLMAESLGGLEFGLNGRSVKDGTIDPNVGAEISVGSARLAISREGDGPVQIIIKQVEKDEAASDALSSFALAAALPSKRTMAWGFTIAILGLLLAVPIVTNLASTPPENDPMDKDVVGATKFDAAWISGGMSVEHAHLEDNCEACHATPFVSVQDETCLSCHEELGLGDHAEMPRLREGMAPLSTGDAIQWSIAETLGKEGPLGCVSCHSEHEGPVDLAAEEHQFWDQQFCSDCHDDLDARLTDVSFGNATDFGDKHPQFRPLIYTAHFSDKPVRVSLDTEPVEMSGLKFTHDEHMDEQGGVARMAISLSQYGAPLECSDCHSEWSDAERDMMRKGGLTDAAVETLGNVKWSQADLKSLKQSGLSKRRVEDLGDYKPVVMEDSCESCHSLVFDRAGPGFRTLRHGNIDDLMADLATMNRGPRGDIVSGRGRPGQFARGGRYYSNFGRPMGLYIAINRALERDGVCGECHIPTMTDGRRDLTPVNLPNRFLMHGAFYHSAHEEDAAGKPLECTECHATSTSNEATDLLIPDLESCRDCHLGETAAKTDEIVPSTCAMCHGYHTPTSPWRPKDHPDMPGNGANDNVAAILSSLRR, from the coding sequence ATGGCATTCCTGATCCGCACCATCGACATCACCGCTTCGGGCCGGGAGATCGTCCGCGACCGTGAGGTTGGCAAGCCCGAATTGATCACCGGCCGCGCTGCGGAAAGCGACATCCACCTTGCCGACCTCGCCGTGGAGCAGCGCCACGTGCGCCTTGCCGATGCGGGCGGCGGAATGCTGATGGCCGAGTCTCTCGGCGGACTTGAGTTTGGCTTGAATGGTCGCTCGGTCAAGGATGGCACGATTGACCCTAATGTCGGTGCCGAAATCTCGGTCGGCTCTGCGCGTCTGGCGATCTCTCGCGAAGGCGACGGACCTGTCCAGATCATCATCAAGCAGGTCGAGAAAGACGAGGCAGCGAGCGATGCGCTTTCCTCCTTCGCGCTTGCCGCCGCGCTGCCCAGCAAGCGCACGATGGCCTGGGGCTTCACGATCGCGATCCTCGGCCTCCTCCTAGCGGTTCCGATCGTCACCAACCTTGCAAGCACACCGCCTGAGAACGATCCGATGGACAAGGACGTCGTGGGCGCAACCAAATTCGACGCAGCATGGATTTCGGGCGGAATGAGCGTCGAGCACGCTCACCTCGAAGACAATTGCGAAGCCTGCCACGCGACACCGTTCGTTTCCGTGCAGGACGAGACCTGCCTTTCGTGTCACGAGGAACTCGGCCTTGGCGATCATGCTGAAATGCCGCGCCTGCGCGAAGGCATGGCACCGCTCAGCACCGGCGATGCGATCCAGTGGTCGATTGCCGAAACGCTCGGCAAGGAAGGTCCGCTGGGCTGCGTCTCATGCCACTCGGAGCATGAAGGCCCGGTCGATCTTGCCGCCGAAGAGCATCAGTTCTGGGACCAGCAATTCTGCTCGGATTGCCACGACGACCTCGATGCGCGGCTTACCGATGTCAGTTTCGGCAACGCCACCGACTTCGGAGACAAGCACCCGCAATTCCGCCCGCTGATCTACACTGCTCATTTCTCCGATAAGCCGGTGCGCGTGTCGCTCGACACCGAGCCGGTAGAGATGAGCGGCCTCAAGTTCACCCATGACGAACACATGGACGAACAAGGCGGCGTTGCCCGCATGGCAATCAGCCTCAGCCAGTACGGCGCCCCGCTCGAATGCAGCGATTGCCACTCCGAATGGAGCGACGCCGAGCGCGATATGATGCGCAAGGGCGGGCTGACCGACGCTGCGGTCGAGACGCTCGGCAATGTCAAATGGTCGCAGGCTGACCTCAAGAGCCTCAAACAGTCCGGCCTGTCGAAGCGGCGGGTCGAGGACCTTGGCGACTACAAGCCGGTGGTGATGGAAGACTCGTGCGAGTCCTGCCACAGTCTCGTTTTCGATCGCGCCGGGCCGGGCTTCCGCACCCTGCGGCACGGCAATATCGATGACCTCATGGCCGACCTTGCGACCATGAACCGCGGTCCGCGCGGCGACATCGTATCCGGGCGCGGACGTCCCGGACAGTTCGCTCGCGGGGGGCGTTACTACTCCAACTTTGGCCGCCCGATGGGGCTTTACATCGCGATCAATCGCGCCCTTGAGCGCGATGGCGTCTGCGGCGAGTGCCACATCCCGACCATGACCGATGGCAGGCGCGACCTGACCCCGGTCAATCTGCCCAACCGCTTCCTGATGCACGGCGCATTCTACCACTCGGCGCATGAGGAAGACGCAGCGGGCAAACCGCTCGAATGCACAGAATGCCACGCGACCAGCACTTCAAACGAGGCCACGGACCTGCTGATCCCTGACCTTGAAAGCTGCCGCGATTGCCACCTCGGCGAAACGGCGGCTAAGACCGACGAGATCGTGCCATCCACTTGCGCGATGTGTCACGGCTATCACACACCGACCTCTCCCTGGAGACCGAAAGATCATCCAGATATGCCCGGAAATGGTGCTAACGATAATGTCGCAGCAATCTTGAGCAGTCTAAGACGCTAA
- a CDS encoding phosphodiesterase, producing MESEKRGVLIAQITDTHVGFEPEAGENEFNFVRFRNVLGHLLNQKVLPDMLILSGDLADGGQPDSYARIRELVAECPFPVHVIPGNHDSRDELLKAFPDCPTADGFAQFAIDCDDGAGNALRVVCIDSFEPGRHGGAFCETRAAWLARELAAHPDTPTVIFMHHPPVVAGIDWMDPSPGEAWFKRFHATVKGHDQIISIQAGHLHRPLHSVVEGIPLSVTPAVAPAVALDLRPMDAEVADSRPIVAAEPPFYSLHLWRDAEFVSHFQPVGHWQTLARFEDHLKPMMKGLFAERT from the coding sequence ATGGAGAGCGAGAAACGCGGTGTGCTGATAGCACAGATCACCGATACGCATGTCGGCTTTGAGCCGGAAGCGGGAGAGAACGAGTTCAACTTCGTGAGGTTTCGCAATGTCTTGGGGCATTTGCTGAACCAGAAGGTCCTGCCCGACATGCTTATCCTGTCGGGCGACCTTGCCGATGGCGGCCAACCCGACAGCTACGCCCGCATTCGCGAACTCGTCGCCGAATGCCCCTTTCCGGTCCATGTCATCCCGGGCAACCACGATTCGCGCGATGAGCTGCTCAAGGCGTTTCCCGATTGCCCCACAGCCGATGGTTTCGCGCAATTCGCGATCGATTGCGACGACGGAGCCGGCAACGCGCTGCGGGTCGTGTGCATCGATTCGTTCGAGCCGGGCCGTCACGGCGGTGCCTTTTGCGAAACCCGCGCCGCGTGGCTCGCGAGGGAACTGGCCGCGCATCCGGACACGCCCACGGTGATCTTCATGCACCACCCGCCTGTCGTCGCCGGTATCGACTGGATGGACCCGAGCCCCGGCGAAGCGTGGTTCAAGCGTTTCCACGCGACGGTAAAGGGCCATGACCAGATCATCTCGATCCAGGCCGGGCACCTGCACCGTCCGTTGCATTCCGTAGTCGAGGGTATTCCGCTCAGCGTTACGCCCGCGGTTGCGCCTGCGGTTGCGCTCGACCTTCGTCCCATGGATGCAGAGGTCGCGGACAGCCGCCCGATTGTCGCGGCGGAACCGCCCTTCTACTCGCTCCACCTTTGGCGAGACGCAGAGTTCGTCTCCCACTTTCAGCCGGTCGGACATTGGCAGACGCTTGCCCGGTTCGAAGACCACCTGAAGCCCATGATGAAGGGCCTGTTCGCCGAACGCACCTAG